The Mauremys reevesii isolate NIE-2019 linkage group 1, ASM1616193v1, whole genome shotgun sequence genome has a segment encoding these proteins:
- the LOC120395343 gene encoding aldo-keto reductase family 1 member C3-like isoform X1 has translation MELDKDRCIKMNDGNKIPALGFGTYSPDAVQKSRCEEATKVAIEVGFRHIDGAFVYGIEEEVGRAVHEKIADGTVKREDIFYTGKLWSTFHRPELVRSCLEQSLKKLKFDYLDLFIIHNPMSLKPGTDILPKDENGKVIFDVVDLRQTWEAMEACKDAGLVKSIGVSNFNIRQLEMILNKPGLKYKPVLNQVECHPYLNQGKLLAFCKSKDILLEAYCALGSQRDKTWIDQSTPVLLEDPVLGAVAKKYNRSPALVALRYQLQRGIVVLFKTYTRKRIEENFQVFDFQLSEEDMKTIDGMNKNRPYVCLEPFLGHPQLYTDE, from the exons ATGGAGCTTGACAAAGACCGTTGTATTAAGATGAACGATGGCAACAAAATTCCTGCACTGGGATTTGGTACCTATTCCCCTGACGCA GTTCAAAAAAGTAGATGTGAGGAGGCTACAAAGGTGGCTATTGAAGTTGGCTTCCGCCATATTGATGGAGCCTTTGTATATGGGATTGAGGAGGAGGTTGGCCGAGCCGTTCACGAGAAGATTGCAGATGGAACAGTCAAAAGAGAGGACATATTTTATACAGGAAAG CTTTGGAGTACCTTTCACCGTCCTGAACTTGTGCGAAGCTGCCTGGAACAATCACTGAAGAAACTTAAGTTTGACTATCTTGATCTCTTCATTATCCACAACCCCATGTCTCTAAag cCTGGGACCGATATATTGCCAAAGGATGAAAATGGAAAAGTCATTTTCGATGTTGTAGATCTGCGTCAAACTTGGGAG GCCATGGAGGCATGTAAAGACGCAGGCTTGGTGAAGTCCATCGGAGTGTCCAACTTCAACATCAGACAGCTGGAGATGATCCTGAACAAACCAGGGCTCAAGTACAAACCTGTTCTCAACCAG GTTGAATGTCACCCTTACCTCAACCAAGGCAAATTACTGGCCTTCTGCAAATCCAAGGATATCCTCCTTGAAGCCTATTGTGCTCTGGGATCACAGAGAGACAAGACCTG GATAGACCAAAGCACCCCAGTTCTGCTGGAGGACCCAGTATTGGGTGCAGTTGCCAAAAAGTACAACCGAAGCCCCGCTCTAGTAGCCCTGCGCTACCAGCTGCAACGTGGAATCGTGGTCCTCTTTAAAACCTACACCAGGAAGCGTATTGAAGAAAACTTCCAG GTTTTTGACTTCCAGCTCTCTGAGGAGGACATGAAAACCATTGATGGGATGAACAAAAACCGCCCCTATGTGTGTTTAGAACC ATTTTTGGGCCACCCACAGTTGTATACGGATGAATAA
- the LOC120395343 gene encoding estradiol 17 beta-dehydrogenase 5-like isoform X2: MELDKDRCIKMNDGNKIPALGFGTYSPDAVQKSRCEEATKVAIEVGFRHIDGAFVYGIEEEVGRAVHEKIADGTVKREDIFYTGKLWSTFHRPELVRSCLEQSLKKLKFDYLDLFIIHNPMSLKPGTDILPKDENGKVIFDVVDLRQTWEAMEACKDAGLVKSIGVSNFNIRQLEMILNKPGLKYKPVLNQVECHPYLNQGKLLAFCKSKDILLEAYCALGSQRDKTWIDQSTPVLLEDPVLGAVAKKYNRSPALVALRYQLQRGIVVLFKTYTRKRIEENFQVFDFQLSEEDMKTIDGMNKNRPYVSLLQLVDHPQFPFKDE, from the exons ATGGAGCTTGACAAAGACCGTTGTATTAAGATGAACGATGGCAACAAAATTCCTGCACTGGGATTTGGTACCTATTCCCCTGACGCA GTTCAAAAAAGTAGATGTGAGGAGGCTACAAAGGTGGCTATTGAAGTTGGCTTCCGCCATATTGATGGAGCCTTTGTATATGGGATTGAGGAGGAGGTTGGCCGAGCCGTTCACGAGAAGATTGCAGATGGAACAGTCAAAAGAGAGGACATATTTTATACAGGAAAG CTTTGGAGTACCTTTCACCGTCCTGAACTTGTGCGAAGCTGCCTGGAACAATCACTGAAGAAACTTAAGTTTGACTATCTTGATCTCTTCATTATCCACAACCCCATGTCTCTAAag cCTGGGACCGATATATTGCCAAAGGATGAAAATGGAAAAGTCATTTTCGATGTTGTAGATCTGCGTCAAACTTGGGAG GCCATGGAGGCATGTAAAGACGCAGGCTTGGTGAAGTCCATCGGAGTGTCCAACTTCAACATCAGACAGCTGGAGATGATCCTGAACAAACCAGGGCTCAAGTACAAACCTGTTCTCAACCAG GTTGAATGTCACCCTTACCTCAACCAAGGCAAATTACTGGCCTTCTGCAAATCCAAGGATATCCTCCTTGAAGCCTATTGTGCTCTGGGATCACAGAGAGACAAGACCTG GATAGACCAAAGCACCCCAGTTCTGCTGGAGGACCCAGTATTGGGTGCAGTTGCCAAAAAGTACAACCGAAGCCCCGCTCTAGTAGCCCTGCGCTACCAGCTGCAACGTGGAATCGTGGTCCTCTTTAAAACCTACACCAGGAAGCGTATTGAAGAAAACTTCCAG GTTTTTGACTTCCAGCTCTCTGAGGAGGACATGAAAACCATTGATGGGATGAACAAAAACCGCCCCTATGTGT CCTTGCTCCA